Proteins from a genomic interval of Amphiura filiformis chromosome 9, Afil_fr2py, whole genome shotgun sequence:
- the LOC140160651 gene encoding neuronal acetylcholine receptor subunit alpha-7-like isoform X1, giving the protein MMKQSNSKDTLGRSAIYIKREQNIPAKMRKYIIGWMRCLLLMWYFLPGTIASPPRGDHYNLTKELLADYGPTSPRPVVNSSTQIEVILDLIVQQVIDLNEREQTLKMSGFFSMIWHDDFLTWSTSEYPDISHLIIPTAGIWRPDIHLYENVEKDFESLKDVGAIVYPDGTLYWSTPIILHTSCRIDARLFPFDTQYCTLRFGSWSYNIKALNLVGSPSSKKSDFNKYFVENGIWKLVDVTIERILNDYGDDQGLYGLYPELIFTVVLKRRPMFHILSFILPCALLSILNLLAFILPTASGEKVSLGITNLLAVVLFQQLIGDTLPPSSESMPIISYYFAPMILLGCLSIVSGVVVSALYHQDNVKSVPEWLRKIFRLSSSAKSPTKGHREDGTDASTPLNVNNREFLNKKKCSCNTVPHGHEIPLVEYPDGHAKRVCEKEYLRDQLDDDNNEWQKMASKVENILLVIACVLTVSAITVTMALFITTN; this is encoded by the exons GAACAATTGCCAGTCCACCACGAGGAGACCATTATAACTTAACCAAGGAGCTGCTAGCAGACTATGGTCCGACATCACCAAGACCTGTAGTGAATTCTAGCACTCAAATTGAAGTCATTCTTGATCTAATCGTTCAGCAGGTCATCGATTTG AACGAAAGAGAGCAAACTTTGAAAATGAGTGGATTTTTTAGTATG ATATGGCATGATGATTTTCTGACTTGGAGCACAAGCGAATATCCCGATATTTCACACTTAATCATTCCAACTGCCGGAATTTGGCGACCAGATATTCATTTGTATGAAAA CGTTGAAAAAGACTTTGAAAGTTTAAAAGACGTTGGCGCTATTGTCTATCCCGATGGTACTTTGTACTGGTCCACTCCAATCATATTGCACACGTCTTGTCGCATCGACGCCCGGCTCTTTCCCTTTGATACTCAATATTGTACTTTAAGATTTGGATCTTGGTCTTACAACATAAAGGCATTGAATCTAGTCGGTTCACCCTCATcaaaaaaatcagatttcaacaaatattttgttgaaaatggaatATGGAAATTGGTGGATGTGACAATTGAACGCATTCTtaatgattatggtgatgatcAAGG ATTATATGGATTATATCCAGAGCTTATATTCACCGTGGTTCTGAAACGCCGCCCTATGTTTCACATATTGAGTTTCATCCTTCCATGTGCGCTACTgtcaattttgaatttgttggCTTTCATTTTGCCAACTGCCTCTGGTGAAAAGGTGTCCCTTGGTATCACTAATCTACTTGCTGTGGTGCTCTTTCAGCAGCTTATAGGAGACACTCTTCCACCGTCATCGGAAAGTATGCCGATAATAA GTTATTACTTCGCTCCAATGATTCTGCTTGGATGTTTATCCATCGTTTCTGGTGTAGTGGTGTCGGCATTATATCATCAAGACAATGTCAAATCAGTTCCTGAATGGCTTCGAAAAATCTTCAGGCTGTCCTCGTCAGCAAAATCTCCTACCAAAGGGCATCGTGAAGATGGCACCGATGCGTCAACGCCACTAAATGTAAATAATCGTGAATTTTTGAATAAGAAAAAGTGTTCTTGTAACACGGTTCCTCACGGCCATGAGATTCCGCTTGTGGAGTATCCGGATGGCCATGCCAAAAGAGTTTGTGAAAAGGAATACTTACGAGATCAACTTGACGACGACAATAATGAATGGCAAAAAATGGCCAGTAAAGTGGAAAATATATTGCTGGTGATAGCTTGCGTGTTGACTGTCAGCGCCATTACAGTGACAATGGCGTTATTTATAACAACTAATTAA